A genome region from Drosophila simulans strain w501 chromosome 2R, Prin_Dsim_3.1, whole genome shotgun sequence includes the following:
- the LOC6734831 gene encoding lysozyme yields MRVFLLYSIYLLLVLSPSLVQGQGHVLDKPVTELCLTCICEAISGCNATAICTSPEKGTCGIFRITWGYWVDAGKLTVNGEHPDSEKAFINCANDPHCAADLVQNYMKKFNQDCNDDGEMDCHDYARIHKLGAYGCQADMPYKFQSVFEECIEKYEDEGFQ; encoded by the exons ATGCGAGTTTTCCTGCTATATTCTATATATCTGCTGCTGGTACTGTCGCCTTCATTGGTTCAAGGCCAAG GTCATGTGCTGGATAAACCCGTAACGGAGCTGTGTCTCACCTGCATTTGTGAGGCCATCAGTGGCTGCAATGCCACAGCGATTTGCACCAGTCCGGAAAAGGGAACCTGCGGCATATTCCGCATCACCTGGGGATACTGGGTGGATGCTGGCAAGCTGACGGTTAATGGAGAGCATCCCGATTCGGAAAAGGCCTTCATCAACTGCGCCAATGATCCGCACTGTGCCGCCGACTTGGTGCAAAACTATATGAAGAAGTTCAATCAGGATTGCAACGATGATGGCGAGATGGATTGCCACGATTATGCTCGAATCCATAAACTGGGGGCTTATGGCTGCCAAGCGGATATGCCCTACAAATTCCAGAGTGTGTTCGAGGAGTGCATCGAGAAGTACGAGGATGAGGGATTtcagtaa